A single window of Balaenoptera acutorostrata chromosome X, mBalAcu1.1, whole genome shotgun sequence DNA harbors:
- the LOC130706275 gene encoding uncharacterized protein CXorf49 homolog, translated as MSSPDEVSVWGTGFGPEGGERAGVGPAGPAVPWGPDPGPEPGEPRSGEGGGGFPDPEGFQLEREMLEAGGPVPWGPEGRPGSPADDKRDLLDLDEESAAAILLQLAEWDVLGVRRHPSLESCAAFEVSAAWAGLEAGPGGRGAPDQSCGEAPPAPARPLHLGGPEAGRAWGNPERGPKRRLNVAADRQRLPEEGLAWLLSNPESSDEFSETQLMTVSTYPRGGGQAEPSRPEDPGDTPRHSNFQVRENFLHVPGSSLSSAPRGLTSVVETEDVGEQGISSPKKMRSVLWGKGGSRSSYPGAAAAAAAGGLPWVTPRKKGAQEKKSLRGASKLAPGTTFPSGGERISATALEPATLPPISGIPLLGRFKRYTLVPLGTEQSKHTGAGKKSVARRARESEAVAGEDKDPNRDPAAKGQLPAYRPGTCFPRMHRGKASSGDLNTRGPQDPGNSEPLALNPGEVMPRGPVPSGDREPLDHPPRPERQQQPLGTQGCPWCLVLQREIDDLKEQLAAMQYLADKFQTL; from the exons ATGAGCTCCCCCGATGAGGTGTCTGTGTGGGGAACGGGTTTCGGCCCAGAGGGCGGGGAGCGGGCCGGCGTCGGCCCGGCCGGCCCCGCAGTCCCATGGGGACCCGACCCAGGCCCCGAGCCCGGGGAGCCGCGGAGCGGCGAGGGCGGGGGCGGCTTCCCGGACCCCGAGGGCTTCCAGTTGGAGCGGGAGATGCTGGAAGCGGGAGGGCCGGTGCCGTGGGGCCCCGAAGGCCGACCTGGCTCCCCGGCTGACGACAAGAGGGACCTCCTGGACCTGGACGAGGAGTCTGCGGCGGCCATCTTGCTGCAGCTGGCCGAGTGGGACGTGCTGGGCGTCCGCAGACACCCGTCCCTGGAGAGCTGCGCCGCCTTCGAAGTGTCCGCCGCGTGGGCCGGCCTCGAGGCGGGCCCCGGCGGTCGAGGAGCGCCCGACCAGAGCTGTGGGGAAGCGCCGCCAGCTCCGGCCCGCCCTCTCCACCTCGGTGGGCCCGAAGCGGGCCGGGCCTGGGGGAACCCTGAGAGAGGCCCTAAGCGTAGGTTGAACGTGGCCGCGGATCGCCAGCGGCTCCCCGAGGAAGGCCTGGCCTGGCTGCTGTCCAACCCCGAGTCCTCAGATGAGTTCAGTGAGACACAGCTGATGACGGTGAGCACTTACCCCAGAGGAGGAGGCCAGGCCGAGCCCAGCAGACCCGAGGATCCCGGGGACACTCCCAGACACTCGAATTTCCAAGTCAGGGAGAATTTCCTTCACGTGCCAGGCTCTTCCCTGTCCTCGGCTCCGCGAGGACTCACTTCGGTTGTGGAAACGGAGGACGTGGGAGAGCAGGGCATCTCTTCCCCTAAGAAAATGCGGAGCGTGCtctgggggaaggggggcagcAGGTCCAGCTACCcgggagctgctgctgctgctgctgcaggtggCCTGCCGTGGGTCACTCCTAGGAAGAAGGGGGCCCAGGAGAAGAAATCCCTCAGGGGAGCCTCCAAACTTGCCCCGGGGACAACCTTCCCTTCCGGGGGAGAGCGAATCTCGGCAACTGCCCTGGAACCGGCCACCTTGCCCCCAATCTCTGGTATTCCGCTGCTTGGGAGATTCAAGAGGTATACCTTGGTCCCTTTGGGAACCGAACAGTCCAAGCACACCGGCGCTGGGAAGAAATCCGTGGCCAGGCGGGCAAGGGAGTCTGAGGCGGTGGCGGGAGAAGATAAGGACCCAAATAGAGACCCAGCCGCAAAGGGCCAA CTGCCAGCTTACAGGCCAGGCACATGTTTTCCACGCATGCATCGTGGAAAAGCCAGCAGTGGCGACCTCAACACCAGAGGCCCCCAAGATCCAGGCAACTCAGAGCCCTTGGCCCTGAACCCAGGAGAAGTCATGCCCAGGGGGCCTGTCCCCTCAG GTGACCGGGAGCCACTTGACCATCCCCCAAGACCGGAAAGGCAGCAGCAGCCACTGGGAACGCAGGGCTGTCCTTGG TGTCTCGTGCTACAGAGAGAAATAGACGACCTTAAGGAGCAACTTG CCGCCATGCAGTACCTGGCTGACAAGTTCCAGACCCTTTGA
- the LOC130706276 gene encoding uncharacterized protein CXorf49 homolog, whose amino-acid sequence MSSPDEVSVWGTGFGPEGGERAGVGPAGPAVPWGPDPGPEPGEPRSGEGGGGFPDPEGFQLEREMLEAGGPVPWGPEGRPGSPADDKRDLLDLDEESAAAILLQLAEWDVLGVRRHPSLESCAAFEVSAAWAGLEAGPGGRGAPDQSCGEAPPAPARPLHLGGPEAGRAWGNPERGPKRRLNVAADRQRLPEEGLAWLLSNPESSDEFSETQLMTVSTYPRGGGQAEPSRPEDPGDTPRHSNFQVRENFLHVPGSSLSSAPRGLTSVVETEDVGEQGISSPKKMWSVLWGKGGSRSSYPGAAAAAAAGGLPWVTPRKEGAQEKKSLRGASKLAPGTTFPSGGERISATALEPATLPPISGIPLLGRSKRYTLVPLGTEQSKHTGAGKKSVARRARESEAVAGEDKDPNRDPAAKGQLPAYRPGTCFPRMHRGKASSGDLNTRGPQDPGNSEPLALNPGEVMPRGPVPSGDREPLDHPPRPERQQQPLGTQGCPWCLVLQREIDDLKEQLAAMQYLADKFQTL is encoded by the exons ATGAGCTCCCCCGATGAGGTGTCTGTGTGGGGAACGGGTTTCGGCCCAGAGGGCGGGGAGCGGGCCGGCGTCGGCCCGGCCGGCCCCGCAGTCCCATGGGGACCCGACCCAGGCCCCGAGCCCGGGGAGCCGCGGAGCGGCGAGGGCGGGGGCGGCTTCCCGGACCCCGAGGGCTTCCAGTTGGAGCGGGAGATGCTGGAAGCGGGAGGGCCGGTGCCGTGGGGCCCCGAAGGCCGACCTGGCTCCCCGGCTGACGACAAGAGGGACCTCCTGGACCTGGACGAGGAGTCTGCGGCGGCCATCTTGCTGCAGCTGGCCGAGTGGGACGTGCTGGGCGTCCGCAGACACCCGTCCCTGGAGAGCTGCGCCGCCTTCGAAGTGTCCGCCGCGTGGGCCGGCCTCGAGGCGGGCCCCGGCGGTCGAGGAGCGCCCGACCAGAGCTGTGGGGAAGCGCCGCCAGCTCCGGCCCGCCCTCTCCACCTCGGTGGGCCCGAAGCGGGCCGGGCCTGGGGGAACCCTGAGAGAGGCCCTAAGCGTAGGTTGAACGTGGCCGCGGATCGCCAGCGGCTCCCCGAGGAAGGCCTGGCCTGGCTGCTGTCCAACCCCGAGTCCTCAGATGAGTTCAGTGAGACACAGCTGATGACGGTGAGCACTTACCCCAGAGGAGGAGGCCAGGCCGAGCCCAGCAGACCCGAGGATCCCGGGGACACTCCCAGACACTCGAATTTCCAAGTCAGGGAGAATTTCCTTCACGTGCCAGGCTCTTCCCTGTCCTCGGCTCCGCGAGGACTCACTTCGGTTGTGGAAACGGAGGACGTGGGAGAGCAGGGCATCTCTTCCCCTAAGAAAATGTGGAGCGTGCtctgggggaaggggggcagcAGGTCCAGCTACCcgggagctgctgctgctgctgctgcaggtggCCTGCCGTGGGTCACTCCTAGGAAGGAGGGGGCCCAGGAGAAGAAATCCCTCAGGGGAGCCTCCAAACTTGCCCCGGGGACAACCTTCCCTTCCGGGGGAGAGCGAATCTCGGCAACTGCCCTGGAACCGGCCACCTTGCCCCCAATCTCTGGTATTCCGCTGCTTGGGAGATCCAAGAGGTATACCTTGGTCCCTTTGGGAACCGAACAGTCCAAGCACACCGGCGCTGGGAAGAAATCCGTGGCCAGGCGGGCAAGGGAGTCTGAGGCGGTGGCGGGAGAAGATAAGGACCCAAATAGAGACCCAGCCGCAAAGGGCCAA CTGCCAGCTTACAGGCCAGGCACATGTTTTCCACGCATGCATCGTGGAAAAGCCAGCAGTGGCGACCTCAACACCAGAGGCCCCCAAGATCCAGGCAACTCAGAGCCCTTGGCCCTGAACCCAGGAGAAGTCATGCCCAGGGGGCCTGTCCCCTCAG GTGACCGGGAGCCACTTGACCATCCCCCAAGACCGGAAAGGCAGCAGCAGCCACTGGGAACGCAGGGCTGTCCTTGG TGTCTCGTGCTACAGAGAGAAATAGACGACCTTAAGGAGCAACTTG CCGCCATGCAGTACCTGGCTGACAAGTTCCAGACCCTTTGA